The following is a genomic window from Candidatus Abyssobacteria bacterium SURF_5.
TCTTGATGACAACTGCGACGGCTTGGATCAGAACTGTAATGGCACAGCGGACGAAAACTACACGCCGACTTCAACAAACTGCGGAATAGGCGAATGTACTGCTTCGGGTCAGATGATCTGTTCGAGCGGCGCGCTTCAAGATACTTGCACGCCGGGCTCGCCGACCGGTCTTGATGATGACTGCGACGGGTCGGACGAGAACTGCAACGGCACAGCGGATGAGAATTATGTTCCCGCCGCCACCAATTGCGGAGTGGGCGAATGCGCGGCCTCCGGCCAACTGATCTGCTCGGCTGGGACGCTGCAGGATACCTGCACACCTGGCTCGCCAACCGGTCTCGACGACGACTGCGATGGTTCGGACGAGAACTGCAATGGTACAGCGGACGAAAACTACACGCCAATCTCGACTAATTGTGGAACGGGTGGATGCGCGGCCTCCGGCCAACTGATCTGCTCGGCTGGGACGCTGCAGGATACCTGCACGCCTGGTTCACCGACCGGTCTTGATGATGACTGCGACGGCTTGGATCAGAACTGTAACGGCACCGCTGACGAAAACTACACCCCCACCTCAACGAACTGCGGAGTGGGCGAATGTACTGCTTCGGGTCAGATGATCTGTTCGAGCGGCACGCTTCAAGATACCTGCACACCTGGCTCACCAACGGGCGCAGATGACGATTGCGACGGGCTGGACCAGAACTGCAACGGCACCGCGGATGAGAACTACACGCCAACCACAACCAACTGCGGGGTGGGCGAATGTACTGCTTCGGGTCAGATGATCTGTTCGAGCGGCACGCTGCAGGATACCTGCACGCCCGGCTCGCCAACAGGTCTTGACGACGACTGCGATGGTTCGGACGAGAACTGCAATGGAACCGCAGATGAAAATTACATCCCGACCGCAACTAACTGCGGAATAGGCGAATGTACAGCATCCGGCCAGATGATCTGCTCGGGCGGCGCGCTTCAAGACACCTGCACTCCCGGCTCACCAACAGGCCTTGACGATGACTGCGACGGGTCGGACGAAAACTGTAACGGCACCGCGGATGAGAACTACACGCCAACCACAACCAACTGCGGAGTAGGTGAGTGTTCCGCCTCGGGGCTGCTGACCTGTATCAGCGGAACGTTGCACGACTCCTGCACGCCAGGGATCCCGGCCGATGAAGTCTGTGACGGACTCGACAATAACTGTAACAGCCTGGTCGACGACGGCCTGCAGTTCCTGACCTATTACCGGGACGCCGACGGCGACGGATATGGAAACGCCGCCGTCACGACAGAAGCATGTGCGTTGCCGTCGGGACATGTTGCGGATTCCACGGACTGCAACGACTCGAACGAGTTCGTGAATCCGGGCATGTCTGAAGCGTATTGCAACGACATTGACGACGACTGCAATACCCAGACAGTCGATGACGTTACAGCGCCAGAAATCAGTTGTCCGACTGACGCGCAGGCGGATTATGAATGCGGGGGCATCCCCGTCGATAATCCGGTAATCCAATCATTCCTGCAGTCCTCGAGCGCTGTCGACGATTGCGATGGAAGCATTCCGGTCACAAACGATGCACCCGCGTTATTTGATAAGGGCGTGACCGTCGTAACCTTTACGGCGACGGACGCCGAAAATAATTCGTCCTTCTGCCAGGCGTCAATGCACGTCCATTACGAGTACAGCGGCATCCTTCAGCCGATCAACACCGACGACTCTAGCGTTTTCCCGATCGGCAAATGCATTCCCATAAGGTTCGCGCTCAATTGTTCCGGCTCGACGCCAGTTGGAACAGCGACGGCAACGTTGTCTGTCACAAAGATTTCCGACACAATTACCGGCACTGTGCCTGAAACCGAGACAATCCCTCCCGGCCTGGCCGACACCGGAAATGTATTCCGGTATAATGCTGTTGAGCAGTGGTATGAGTACAATTGGCTCTCAAAGGGCCTCACGGAAGGGACGTATCGCATCGTTATATCCGTGGACGACGGCACTGTGCGCGAGGCTCTCTTTTCCCTCTCTGCAAAATAGTAAAGGGCCTGGACGTATTCGTAAGAGAACAACTGAGGGGATCGCAACCGATCCCCTCTTTCTCTTACGCTACGCGTTGGCATGTTATGCCTCTATGAAATGGCGGAAGTCAAGATAGACGAAATGCGTCAGAATGAACGAGAGACACTTGCCTGATTTCCTTACTCTTCCTTATCTGCTAAATTTATATCATCCTTCCGCGTAAGGGACGGGAGGTTCATTAATGGAAGAGCCGGTATGAAACTGACTTTCCTCGGAACGCGCGGCTACATCAAGGCAAGAGCCCCCTGCCATTACATGCACAGCTCGCTGATGGTCTCCTATCGCGGCAAAGAAATCATGATCGACTGCGGCGAGGATTGGCTGGAAAAGATTCAGACGATGACGCCGCGGGCCATCTTCATAACTCACGGACATCCCGACCACGCCTGGGGCCTGAAAAACGGGGCTCCGTGTCCGGTGTTCGCCACCGAGGAGTCATGGGAGAACATGAAAACCTTCGCGATCAAGGAGCGAGAGGGCATCCGTCCGCGCGAGCCGATAAGAGTGCACGGAGTGACGTTCGAAGCGTTTTCGGTGGTGCATTCGACGCGTGCGCCTGCTGTCGGCTACCGGATCTCGGCCGGCGGGAAAACAATATTCTATGCGCCCGACCTCGTCTATATAAACGAGCGGGCGGAGGCGCTCGCGGGAGCGGCGGTTTATATCGGCGACGGCGCCACCATCGTTCGCTCCATGGTGAGAAAGCCGGGGACCGAACTGATCGGCCATACCCCCGTCCGCACTCAGCTCACGTGGTGCAGCAAGGAGGGGGTGCCGCGCGCGATCATCACGCATTGCGGCTCTGAGATCGTCGAAGGCGATGAGCAGGAGCTTCAGCAGAAGATTGATGCACTGGCGAGCGAACGAGGCGTCCAGGCGGTTATCGCTTGCGACGGCATGGAGTTGTTAATTTAGTTATTTTCGCTCTCATATAGAGAAGCTTGACTTTATTACTTTTATTGCAATAGGATGATATCGTAGTTCCCGAGGAGAACAACCTGATTTCAGGTTCGATTGGAGGGGACGATGGGCTACTATATCTTCCATAACAAAACGGTGGGAGAGGCTCAGATTCATTATGGCGACTGTCCGCACTGCAGGCACGGTTATGGGCGCACCGAGGAAGCGGAGGTCGAACCGAAGGGAGGAGAATGGCTCGGCCCGTTCAGCTCGTATCACGATGCTGAAATGGCGGCCGGAAAGGCCAGAGCGCACGTTCGCGATTGCGTCGAATGCATGCCGTGACAGGCTGACAGACGCTTCGAGCCCAGAACGGCCACAAGGATTCTTTTATAACTTCTCCCCCCGAACATCCAATTATCAAATGATCAATCCACGTGTGTTTTCGGCCCTCGTATGGTTGTCAAATTAATACCTGTTCCGGAAGAAAGAAAAAAGGTCCTCTCTCGCCTGGCGCAACTATATCTGTACGATTTCAGCGAGATCGAAGGATTCGATATCGGCGAGGATGGCCTCTACACATTGAAGCATCTCGATTCATACTGGACAAAACCCGACAGACATCCTTTCTTTATTCTTGCCGGCCGCCGTATCGCCGGCTTCGCCCTCGTGAATACAATCACCTACGCTTATAAGAGAGGCGAAGCCAACTCGGTCGCAGAATTCTTCGTGATGCGCAAGTACCGCAGGCGCGGCATCGGACGCGAGGCCGCACGCCGCCTCTTCAACGCTTTCCCCGGCAAATGGGAGGTCAGGCAAACGACCTCGAATGTCGCCGGCCAGCTGTTCTGGAGAAGCGTCATCGCGGAGTATGCCGGCGGAAAATTCGAAGAGACATTTATCAATAACAAGTTCTGGCGCGGCCCCGCCCAGCTGTTCGATACCACCAGCTAAAAATATGGGGACAGAGACCATATTTTTATCGTTATTTGATTTCTAAACAACAGTGCAAAGAATTTTGGCGCACTTTTTTTTCTTGACAGTTAAGCTATTTTGTCATATCATCGATCCTATGCCGAGAATTGCCAGAATAGTGGCGCCGGGATTGCCCCATCATATCACGCAGCGGGGCAATCGACTGATGAAGATTTTTCTGGACGATGCCGATTGCGAAAGGTACCTGCATTTCCTGAATAAGTACAAGAGGAAGCACGGCCTCGAGATCCTGGCGTACTGCCTCATGTCGAACCACGTCCACCTGATCGCGATTCCAAAAGAACCCCACTCGCTTGCGCGGTCGCTTGCCGACAGTCACATGAGCTACGCGAAGCACTTCAATTGGAAATATTCGCAGTCGGGCCACCTGTGGGAAGGCCGATTTTACTCGTGCACAATGGATGAAAATCACACCATGGCCGCCGTTCGATACGTCGAGCGAAACCCCGTCAGGGCGCATCTTGTACAGCGCGCTTGGGATTATCGCTGGTCGAGCGCACCAGCGCACGTCGGCATCTGTCCGACCAACTTCTCACCCGCCGTTGGCCGGAACCGGACCTGAAGGCCGGCTGGAAAGAATTGCTGACTGGCGGCGAAGAAAAGGGCGAATTCGATGTGATCAGACGGGCGACCCACACCGGACGCCCACTTGGGAGCGACGCCTTCCTAGCGAACATCGAGCAGGTTATAGGCAGGCTGATCAGACCCAAAAAGGCCGGACGCCCGCGCAAATCAAAGAAAACCGAACGCTCAAAAAAGAGACGCGGCTCCTCCCGGAAATGAAATCGGTTCCCGCACTACCAGTAATAGAAATAGCATAACAGTCTAAATATGGTCTCTGTCCCCACATTTTTTTGTTTTTACATTTAGGTAATAGAAATAGAATAACGGTTTAAATATGGTCTCTGTCCCCATATTTTTGCGCTTCGGGCCGGGAGGGATATCGGAGCGGAGCGCGAAACGCGACAGCCTCGCCGGGATTGAACGGGTAAGGCAGGTGGGGCTCTCTTGCATGGAGCTGGAGTTTGTGCGGCGGGTCTCGATGGGGGAAGAGAAGGCCTCTCGAGTAAAGGCTCTCGCCCAAAAGCTCGATGTCTCGCTCTCGGTCCACGCTCCGTATTACATCAACCTGAACGCGGCTGACCGCGAAATCCTCGAGGCATCCAAAAAGCGGCTCGTCCTGGCCGCCCGCATCGGGGCCCTTTGCGGAGCCGCGGGAATCGCTTTCCACGCAGGTTCATACATGGGAGAAACTCCTGCGCGGGCGCTGCGCACGATCAAAAAGCATCTTCGTGATGTCCGCCGGATTTTGCTGTCAGAGGGAAACAAGATTCTCCTCTGGCCGGAAAGCGCGGGCCGGCATACGCAATTTGGGACAACAACGGAACTGATAGAACTTTGCGGCGAAACCGAGGGCACGGCGCCATGCATAGATTTCGCTCATCTCCATGCCGCGGCCGGAGGCGCCCTCAAATATGACGGATTCGCAACGGCATTGGAGCAGGTCCGTTCCGGATTGGGAGCAGGTGCGCTTTCGAACCTTCACATGCACGTCTCGGGAATCCGTTACGGCAAGAAAGGCGAACTGGAACATATAAATCTGGATGAATCCGATTTCGACTACCAATCGCTCTTGCTGGCGCTCAGGGATTTTTCGGTCGGCGGGAGGCTCATCTGCGAAAGCCGGGATCGCGAGGCCGATGCTTTGCTGCTCAAGCAGATGTATGAATCGCTTGAGAGAAAAGGCGCGGCCGGTTAATGCAGCCGCGCCTTATGAGGAACCATTATTTCTATTGAACGGGTTCCATTGCGGGCGGCGAATCGGAGAAGCCTCGACCTCGCTGCCGCTGCATCGGCTCATTGCCGAGCGGGCATTCCCAGTCTGGGCCCGCCGGCGTTCTAAAGCAGTCCCTTTGCATGCGGCGCGCGCGCGCGTCGAACATCATTCTCCTCATGTTGCGCTCGAACTGCGGGACAAACACCAGGAACTCCGCCATTTGTTCCTCGGTCAGGATTCCCGAAATTTCGTCCAGCAGCGAATTATTCGCCTGCGCCATCTCGAGGCGTGATTTCTTGAAATCGTCCACTGCTTTCCGCACGACAACCGGGTCCACCGATTCCTTCGCAAGTTCATCTTCCAGTTGATCAAGCAGAGCTCTGTGCCTGTCCCTCAGTTGTCGCTGCTGCACTGCGTTATTGTCCATCAAGACGGCCAGTTGCTGCGTGGTCCCTTCCTCGAGGTTTAATGCCTCGCTCAATTTCTCCATCCTCACCTGCTGCATCCGCTCCCGCATCTCCGCCCGGTTGCGTCGGCAGGGCCTCCCGCTCGCCTCATCCGGCGGGCCGCCTTGAGCAAACGCCGTCGCCGACACCAAGAGTATGATTGTTGCCGCTCCCAAAAGTTTGTTTCTCATTGTTGTTCCTCCTTTTCAAATTGATGCAAGCCTCTTGAGCACCTCGTCATACTCTTCGGGAGACAGGTCTTCAAGGGCTTCATACGGGTCTGGTTCCGTCAGGGAATAAAGAAATACTTCGTCGAAGGCTCCGCTATCTTCTTCCAGCAGCAGAGCGGCATCATCCACAAAATCCTCCAAGTCGGCATCGGAAAGGTTTTCGAGAGCGATCAGGAATTTGTCGTCCCTTTCAGATGGTAGGCTTTGCATCGAGTCTTCGGAAGAGAGCTGCTCCATTACTTTGCCTGAGGAATTGGAATCGATTTTTCTTTCCATGGAAAAATTTATCCACAGCGCGAGAACAAGAAGAAAGCCTGCGGCAACGGCGGCCGCGGCCGCCATCGGCTTCAAAAGAAGTCTCCGCGATCCCCGCGCCGCCCGTTCCGAATCGATCTCCGCAAGGCGACGCGTCAGTTTGCTGTGGAACCGCTCCCACTCGCTTTCAGTCGGCTCGGGCACGGAGAGTGAGCGAACCTCTTCCCGCAGCCGAATTATCCCTTCGAGTTGGAGCCGGCACGATTCGCAGGTTTCGAGATGCCGCTCTAAATGTTTCTTCTTTCGTCCCGCAAGTGTTTGCTCGGCATGATCCACGAGCAACTGTTCAGCCTTTTTGCAGTTCATAATTCCTCGCGAAGATTTTTTGACTGTTCCTTCAGCTTGAGAAAGGCGTGCCGGAAATTCACCTTTGCCGCTCCCGCGCTGCATCCGACGATGCGGGCGATATCCTTGAATGGCATCTCCCGAAAGACTCTGAGTATGAGAACCGATTTCTGCTTCACCGGGAGCGCTTCGATTTGTCGCTCGAGCCATTCTCTTCTCTCCTCGCGCACCATGTTCTCGACAGCTGATGCGTTCTCGAAGGCGGTTACAGTCGCGTTTGGCTCTGAAATCTCCTTCTTCCGATTCAACTCATTGAAACACAGATTCATGGTAATCCTGTATAGCCAGGTAGTAAAGCCGGCTTCCCGGCGAAAGGAACCCAGGCCGCGATAGGCCCTGATGAAAGCTTCCTGCGCGATCTCTTCCGCCACTTCATGATTGCGAACCATTC
Proteins encoded in this region:
- a CDS encoding MBL fold metallo-hydrolase, with protein sequence MKLTFLGTRGYIKARAPCHYMHSSLMVSYRGKEIMIDCGEDWLEKIQTMTPRAIFITHGHPDHAWGLKNGAPCPVFATEESWENMKTFAIKEREGIRPREPIRVHGVTFEAFSVVHSTRAPAVGYRISAGGKTIFYAPDLVYINERAEALAGAAVYIGDGATIVRSMVRKPGTELIGHTPVRTQLTWCSKEGVPRAIITHCGSEIVEGDEQELQQKIDALASERGVQAVIACDGMELLI
- a CDS encoding zf-HC2 domain-containing protein produces the protein MQRGSGKGEFPARLSQAEGTVKKSSRGIMNCKKAEQLLVDHAEQTLAGRKKKHLERHLETCESCRLQLEGIIRLREEVRSLSVPEPTESEWERFHSKLTRRLAEIDSERAARGSRRLLLKPMAAAAAVAAGFLLVLALWINFSMERKIDSNSSGKVMEQLSSEDSMQSLPSERDDKFLIALENLSDADLEDFVDDAALLLEEDSGAFDEVFLYSLTEPDPYEALEDLSPEEYDEVLKRLASI
- a CDS encoding sigma-70 family RNA polymerase sigma factor, whose translation is MASDFELIQRVLSGDGAAFNELVLRHRKHVYETAYRMVRNHEVAEEIAQEAFIRAYRGLGSFRREAGFTTWLYRITMNLCFNELNRKKEISEPNATVTAFENASAVENMVREERREWLERQIEALPVKQKSVLILRVFREMPFKDIARIVGCSAGAAKVNFRHAFLKLKEQSKNLREEL
- a CDS encoding transposase, with protein sequence MAHFFFLTVKLFCHIIDPMPRIARIVAPGLPHHITQRGNRLMKIFLDDADCERYLHFLNKYKRKHGLEILAYCLMSNHVHLIAIPKEPHSLARSLADSHMSYAKHFNWKYSQSGHLWEGRFYSCTMDENHTMAAVRYVERNPVRAHLVQRAWDYRWSSAPAHVGICPTNFSPAVGRNRT
- a CDS encoding GNAT family N-acetyltransferase — encoded protein: MVVKLIPVPEERKKVLSRLAQLYLYDFSEIEGFDIGEDGLYTLKHLDSYWTKPDRHPFFILAGRRIAGFALVNTITYAYKRGEANSVAEFFVMRKYRRRGIGREAARRLFNAFPGKWEVRQTTSNVAGQLFWRSVIAEYAGGKFEETFINNKFWRGPAQLFDTTS